One window of Triticum dicoccoides isolate Atlit2015 ecotype Zavitan chromosome 5A, WEW_v2.0, whole genome shotgun sequence genomic DNA carries:
- the LOC119302027 gene encoding uncharacterized protein LOC119302027, translated as MESMLKLFSEWEIQLLVLSSFMLQTFLFFTGSLRLRGTNGFLRGAIWVAYLAADLVAVFALGFMSRQRESTTERGTIRETHPLSFLWAPFLLIHLGGQDTITTFAIEDNSLWLRQMYNLTAQVVLALYVFWKSTGLRNMQLLLPGIFIFVAGVIKYVERTLALMYGDNKDSDRKENKYTDTALDHEDAIYPRIVCYALDCAPVIRHLFAGRTLYQIEKDIAREDKFDEGQVVKLINVELGIMYYDLYTKAAVLRTRSGIILRCISQVSATVAMVLFAISNKRQYNIADVVITYALFIGGFSLEVFAMFMMVMVSPWTWAWLKANKCRWLARMSWILLSSNIIGWPEEKTLWSNSMGQYSFLSYIGCETPSSMSGQAMCMIRKIAKAVGAGGAGKLFWLSKLLDTKSEVVDKQITESFIKVIDSYAFSFPQPQWRHLGPFLKRQLSGDAADFNDLVLQLHLLTEVQLSIVSVSTRINMDDAETGVLVRHCRKLSNYMMYIVAIHATSMLQVIGSSPGELLESAHKRVRPIGGDKTAILRELRDARVGENMQPNLFKETLEEIRDMWARIIMYAAGKSRPEKHAAQLARGGELLTFVWLLMIHKGVGDTALNRVELTSNPTAFDLEVLYALDFHQDRSASASSSAGDASPSASSTSTPPPSSSPPNTNNVASPPTSTSPPKPQGEGA; from the exons ATGGAGAGCATGCTAAAACTATTTAGTGAATGGGAGATTCAGCTGCTTGTGCTTTCCAGCTTCATGCTACAAACATTCCTCTTCTTTACTGGGAGCCTTCGGCTACGTGGCACCAACGGTTTTCTTAGAGGCGCCATTTGGGTAGCTTATTTAGCGGCAGACttggtggcagtttttgcccttggCTTTATGTCACGACAAAGGGAATCCACCACGGAAAGGGGCACAATAAGGGAAACCCACCCGCTGTCCTTCTTGTGGGCGCCTTTTCTCCTCATTCATCTCGGCGGACAAGACACCATCACTACATTCGCCATAGAGGACAACAGTTTGTGGCTAAGGCAGATGTATAATTTGACAGCCCAAGTGGTCCTGGCCTTGTATGTTTTCTGGAAGTCGACTGGTTTGCGCAACATGCAACTTCTTCTCCCAGGCATCTTTATATTTGTTGCTGGAGTCATCAAGTATGTGGAGAGGACACTGGCTCTCATGTACGGGGATAACAAGGATTCCGATAGGAAAGAAAACAAGTATACAGACACGGCACTAGATCATGAGGATGCTATCTACCCTAGGATTGTTTGTTACGCTTTGGATTGTGCGCCCGTCATCCGACATCTATTCGCTGGGCGCACACTATACCAGATAGAAAAAGACATTGCTCGAGAAGACAAATTTGATGAAGGCCAGGTTGTCAAGTTGATCAATGTTGAACTTGGAATCATGTATTATGATCTATACACTAAGGCTGCAGTGCTTCGGACAAGAAGTGGCATTATACTCCGATGCATATCCCAAGTATCGGCCACGGTTGCCATGGTGCTCTTCGCAATTAGCAACAAGCGACAATATAACATAGCCGACGTTGTAATCACATACGCATTGTTTATCGGAGGTTTTTCCCTGGAAGTTTTTGCAATGTTTATGATGGTCATGGTGTCACCTTGGACATGGGCATGGTTGAAGGCCAACAAGTGTCGTTGGCTCGCCCGCATGTCTTGGATTCTTCTCTCCAGCAATATCATCGGGTGGCCGGAGGAGAAGACACTGTGGTCCAACAGCATGGGGCAGTACAGTTTTCTGAGCTACATTGGCTGTGAAACACCAAGTAGCATGTCGGGACAGGCGATGTGCATGATCAGGAAGATAGCGAAGGCAGTTGGCGCTGGAGGGGCCGGAAAGTTGTTTTGGCTGAGCAAGCTGCTAGACACCAAGTCCGAGGTGGTGGACAAGCAGATCACAGAGAGTTTCATAAAGGTGATTGACTCGTATGCCTTCTCTTTCCCCCAGCCACAGTGGCGACACCTCGGTCCGTTCCTGAAGCGGCAACTATCAGGCGACGCCGCGGATTTCAACGATCTGGTGCTCCAGTTGCACTTGCTGACGGAGGTGCAGCTCAGCATTGTTTCAGTGTCTACGAGAATCAACATGGATGATGCCGAAACAGGCGTTTTGGTCCGCCACTGCCGGAAACTATCCAACTACATGATGTACATTGTTGCAATACATGCAACTTCCATGTTGCAGGTCATTGGTTCTAGTCCCGGGGAGCTGCTCGAAAGCGCACATAAGCGTGTGAGACCCATAGGCGGCGACAAGACGGCCATCCTGCGGGAGCTGAGAGATGCTCGTGTGGGTGAGAACATGCAGCCTAATTTGTTTAAAGAAACACTAGAGGAAATCAGGGACATGTGGGCGAGGATCATCATGTACGCCGCCGGCAAGTCCCGACCGGAGAAGCACGCGGCGCAGCTCGCCAGGGGAGGGGAGCTGCTCACCTTCGTCTGGCTGCTCATGATCCACAAGGGGGTTGGGGATACCGCGCTAAACAGGGTCGAGCTTACCAGCAATCCTACTGCTTTCGATCTTGAGGTGTTATACGCCTTGGATTTTCACCAAGATAGATCAGCGTCAGCGTCATCATCAG CTGGTGACGCCTCTCCCTCGGCGTCCTCCACCTCCACCCCACCGCCATCCTCTTCTCCGCCCAACACCAACAACGTGGCCTCGCCGCCGACCTCTACTTCTCCCCCTAAACCCCAGG GTGAGGGAGCATAA
- the LOC119302025 gene encoding peptidyl-prolyl cis-trans isomerase FKBP16-4, chloroplastic-like, with product MELSSLLPALSPRRALPLSFPTASKTARRPRPAAFACRADASPEGPSTTRRWFASLAAATAAVGIGVAGGGEAGAVSTSRRVFRSNKIPESDFITLPNGIKYYDIKVGGGAKAVKGSRVAVHYVAKWKGITFMTSRQGLGVTGGTPYGFDVGNSERGNVLKGLDLGVEGMKVGGQRLVIVPPELAYGKKGVQEIPPNATIELDVELLSIKQSPFGSPVKIVEG from the exons ATGGAGCTCTCATCCCTCCTGCCCGCCCTGTCCCCGCGCCGCGCCCTCCCGCTCTCCTTCCCCACCGCGTCCAAGACGGCCCGGCGGCCGCGGCCGGCCGCCTTCGCCTGCCGCGCGGACGCCTCCCCGGAAGGGCCATCAACCACCCGGCGATGGTTCGCCTcgctagccgccgccaccgcag CCGTGGGGATTGGCGTCGccggaggaggggaggctggcgccGTGTCGACCAGCAGGAGAGTT TTCAGGAGCAACAAGATTCCGGAGAGCGACTTCATTACTCTGCCTAATGGCATCAA GTACTATGACATCAAAGTAGGAGGTGGGGCCAAAGCAGTTAAGGGATCACGTGTCGCA GTACATTACGTGGCCAAGTGGAAGGGCATAACATTCATGACAAGTAGGCAGGGCCTCGGTGTCACTGGTGGAACG CCGTATGGGTTTGATGTTGGCAATTCTGAAAGAGGCAATGTTCTAAAAGGATTGGATCTCGGGGTTGAGGGAATGAAAGTTGGAGGCCAG AGGTTGGTTATTGTTCCTCCTGAGCTAGCTTATGGAAAAAAGGGCGTTCAAGAAATTCCTCCTAATGCAACTATTGAG CTGGATGTCGAACTACTATCAATCAAACAGAGTCCATTCGG GAGTCCTGTGAAGATCGTTGAAGGATAA
- the LOC119302028 gene encoding OVARIAN TUMOR DOMAIN-containing deubiquitinating enzyme 4-like, protein MLLRYTPAMCLQRCTYTMYSQPSQLQGGLSQSMALWNHSRSHAVSYHTKMGLVSLSPKSTKSSRLQNGTCFACLEQQSKRGLSPRDRILHAKLDMTSHHKFSSISYKPRTTTSLAQKIGGTGAGLSLSFAVSGIANAGGPVDNDIDSKSSSSCAHGKKVYTEYSVTGIPGDGRCLFRSVAHGECIRSGKPIPNENLQRKLADDLRTLVADEFINRRTETEWFIEGDFDTYVSQIRKPHVWGGEPELLMASHVLQMPITVYMREEAAGGLIAIAEYGQEYGKEDPIRVLYHGCGHYEALHIPGNAEPRSRL, encoded by the exons ATGCTGCTGCGTTACACGCCTGCTATGTGTTTGCAACGCTGCACCTATACCATGTATTCTCAGCCTAGCCAGTTACAAGGAGGATTGTCACAGAGCATGGCCTTATGGAATCACTCTCGCTCACATGCAGTCAGTTATCACACAAAAATGGGTCTAGTTAGTCTTTCTCCTAAGAGCACAAAATCATCTCGTCTGCAAAATGGGACATGCTTTGCCTGCTTGGAGCAACAGTCTAAACGCGGATTATCACCAAGAGATCGTATCCTACATGCTAAGCTTGATATGACCTCACATCACAAGTTTTCTAGTATTAGCTACAAACCGAGAACGACGACAAGTTTAGCACAAAAAATAGGAGGTACAGGCGCTGGACTTTCCTTGAGTTTCGCAGTTTCTGGGATAGCAAATGCTGGCGGTCCGGTGGATAATGACATTGATTCCAAATCATCCTCTAGTTGTGCTCATGGGAAGAAAGTTTACACCGAGTATTCTGTCACCG GCATTCCTGGGGATGGTAGATGCTTGTTCCGTTCTGTGGCTCATGGTGAGTGCATTAGGTCAGGGAAACCCATACCTAATGAGAATCTTCAAAGAAAGCTCGCTGATGATTTAAGAACACTG GTTGCTGATGAGTTTATCAATAGACGGACAGAGACTGAATG GTTTATTGAGGGTGATTTCGATACATATGTCTCTCAGATTCGGAAGCCACATGTGTGGGGAGGAGAGCCAGAATTGCTCATGGCTTCTCACGTTCTTCA GATGCCGATCACTGTTTATATGCGCGAAGAAGCAGCAGGTGGTTTGATAGCGATCGCGGAGTATGGCCAGGAGTACGGGAAAGAAGACCCGATCCGAGTCCTCTATCATGGCTGTGGCCATTATGAAGCGCTGCATATACCAGGAAACGCTGAGCCCAGGTCAAGACTGTAA
- the LOC119299684 gene encoding putative ubiquitin-conjugating enzyme E2 38, producing the protein MAKRKRPRSRSQQDGDSGDPQAAKRTRHSVPELPKFRISLLENNLPASIYVRVSENRMDLLRAVIIGPQGTPYHDGLFFFDAQFTASYPATPPVVYYHSGGLRLNPNLYDCGTVCLSLLGTWHGNGCENWNSAHSTMLQVLISIQGLVLNEKPYFNEPGYETEVNDANGPRRSLEYNDTAFQHSCRTMLYSLRRPPQHFEDLVAGHFRERGHAILNACKYYMEGNEVGSVVPDEGKELENANAEGSSNSNAVKPKKCAGAGRRTASFKADTKVLFEELLVEFNVKGADTKKFCAEKSKKPRQKKKKLKKSQPAAA; encoded by the exons ATGGCCAAAAGAAAGCGCCCCCGCTCCCGCTCCCAACAAGACGGTGATTCAGGTGATCCTCAAGCTGCCAAAAGGACGAGACATTCGGTGCCGGAGCTTCCAAAG TTTAGGATATCACTCCTGGAGAACAATTTACCAG CGTCCATATATGTTCGTGTTTCGGAAAATCGAATGGACCTTCTCAGGGCTGTGATCATTGGGCCTCAGGGAACACCCTACCATGATGGCCTTTTCTTCTTTGATGCTCAATTCACTGCTAGCTATCCAGCGACTCCTCCA GTGGTATACTATCATTCTGGAGGACTTCGGCTCAATCCAAATTTGTATGACTGTGGAACAGTCTGCCTTAGCCTCCTGGGAACCTGGCATGGTAACGGCTGTGAGAATTGGAACTCAGCTCACTCAACCATGCTACAGGTGCTGATCTCCATTCAAGGTCTCGTATTGAATGAAAAGCCATACTTCAATGAGCCAGGATACGAGACCGAAGTCAACGATGCTAATGGACCGAGGAGGTCTTTGGAGTATAATGATACAGCATTTCAGCACTCGTGTAGAACAATGTTGTACTCACTCCGTAGGCCTCCACAG CACTTTGAAGATCTTGTTGCTGGCCACTTTCGTGAACGTGGCCATGCCATTCTGAATGCATGCAAATATTACATGGAAGGTAACGAAGTTGGGTCCGTAGTTCCTGATGAGGGCAAGGAGCTGGAAAATGCAAATGCTGAAGGATCCAGCAACAGCAACGCAGTGAAGCCAAAGAAATGTGCAGGTGCAGGTCGACGAACCGCATCCTTCAAGGCTGACACGAAGGTTCTGTTTGAAGAGCTCCTGGTGGAATTCAATGTGAAGGGTGCCGACACCAAGAAGTTCTGTGCTGAGAAGTCGAAGAAGCCGCGTCAAAAAAAGAAGAAGTTGAAGAAGAGCCAGCCTGCTGCTGCTTGA